One stretch of Methanococcus voltae DNA includes these proteins:
- a CDS encoding COG1361 S-layer family protein produces the protein MNNKILKLSLLGLILTLTAISGVSALQIDDPQYNPSVIKPGDDADIWIKFTNDEGNDRIVKNLIVELEDGYPIEIKQTNPTKGIYTISNLNKGESDLAHFKINIDKNAQTNDFKIKVKYTYDIYDDVDDKYPTHESREREYYLPVKGEADFELTSEDVQLIPASNMEYPIIIKNVGTGIAKDIDVLVGSSAYINPVGGVKYNVKVLEPFGSTEVVLNLHADSKTTEGSYIVPVTLVWTDEDGTKHNETIEFGVIVEGDVNLGISNVITEPNEIKPGTNYIKLSVDITNNGHGEAKNINLNLKTSEPFSDSGSNVNFKNVGILNSGDTKTAIFYVDLNKHADAQTYDIPLEITYLDAYNKEHVENENVTVLVKTKPELEILNNDFTIYAGRQTEILVTLKNVGTEKAEKVKITAIKNSAQPFDYEEKTDDIGTLEILENGTGRLVIDTEASAAIKDYLINLEVRSVGDHELGDEDVYVSQKTLKVHVQKPAGSYLLPILVVVVVLAGGVYYLKVYRPKKKSKSEDN, from the coding sequence ATGAATAATAAAATTCTTAAATTATCACTTTTGGGTTTAATACTCACGCTAACTGCTATCTCAGGAGTAAGCGCTCTTCAGATAGATGACCCGCAATACAATCCATCAGTTATAAAACCGGGGGATGACGCGGACATTTGGATTAAATTTACAAACGATGAAGGAAACGACAGGATAGTTAAAAATTTAATCGTAGAGTTGGAAGATGGGTATCCAATAGAGATAAAACAAACTAACCCTACAAAGGGAATTTACACAATATCCAATTTAAATAAAGGTGAATCGGATTTAGCACACTTTAAAATAAATATTGATAAAAATGCTCAAACTAATGACTTTAAAATTAAGGTAAAATATACGTATGACATCTATGATGATGTAGACGATAAATATCCGACACACGAATCAAGAGAAAGAGAATATTACTTACCAGTTAAAGGAGAAGCAGACTTTGAATTAACCTCAGAAGATGTTCAATTGATTCCTGCTTCAAATATGGAATACCCCATAATAATTAAAAACGTTGGTACAGGAATTGCAAAAGATATTGACGTTTTAGTGGGAAGTTCCGCATACATAAACCCTGTTGGCGGGGTAAAATATAATGTAAAAGTATTAGAACCATTTGGAAGTACTGAGGTAGTTTTAAATTTACACGCTGATTCAAAAACTACAGAAGGTTCATATATCGTGCCAGTAACTTTAGTTTGGACCGATGAAGATGGTACAAAACATAACGAAACAATTGAATTTGGAGTAATTGTAGAAGGAGATGTTAATTTAGGTATCTCCAATGTAATTACAGAACCTAACGAAATAAAACCTGGAACAAATTACATTAAATTAAGCGTAGACATTACAAACAACGGTCACGGTGAAGCTAAAAACATAAATTTAAACTTAAAAACCTCCGAACCATTCAGTGACAGTGGAAGTAATGTAAACTTTAAAAACGTAGGAATTTTAAATAGTGGGGATACAAAAACTGCAATATTTTACGTTGATTTAAACAAACATGCAGATGCTCAAACTTATGATATACCTCTTGAAATTACGTACTTAGATGCGTACAATAAAGAGCATGTGGAAAATGAAAATGTAACGGTACTTGTAAAAACTAAACCGGAACTTGAAATATTAAATAATGACTTCACAATATATGCTGGAAGACAGACTGAAATTTTAGTTACCTTGAAAAACGTAGGTACTGAAAAAGCTGAAAAAGTTAAAATAACTGCCATAAAGAATTCAGCACAGCCTTTCGATTATGAAGAAAAAACTGATGACATAGGGACTTTAGAAATCTTAGAAAATGGTACTGGTAGATTGGTAATTGATACAGAAGCTAGTGCAGCCATTAAAGATTATTTAATTAACTTAGAAGTTCGTTCTGTAGGGGATCACGAATTAGGGGACGAAGATGTATATGTAAGCCAAAAGACACTTAAAGTACATGTCCAAAAGCCTGCCGGTTCTTACTTGCTACCGATTTTAGTTGTAGTGGTGGTTCTGGCGGGTGGCGTATACTACTTAAAAGTATACAGACCAAAAAAGAAATCTAAATCAGAAGATAATTAA